The Gardnerella leopoldii genomic interval CTGCATTAAATGCTCCTCATGCTTCTGGTAATTTGTCGGTTTACGATGTTCTTGAAGGGCGAAAAAGTATCGCTGAAGTAAAACATGCTTGTCCAGATATTGAGGGACTTGATGTTGTTCCAGCATCTATTGATTTAAGCGGTGCTGAATTAGAGCTTGCAGATATGGATAATCGTAATAATCTGTTAAAGGATGCCTTGCAAGAATATCTTGATAATAGCAGCGAACACTATGATTATGTTTTTATCGATTGTCCTCCGTCGCTTGGCTTATTAGTTATTAATGCAATGTGTGCAGCACGTGAAATGCTTATACCAATTCAAGCTGAGTATTATGCTCTTGAAGGTTTAGGACAGCTTATAAGAACTATTGGTTTGGTCCAGCAACATTACAATCCAATTTTAGTTGTTTCTACAATGCTTGTTACTATGTTTGACAAGCGAACTTTATTAGGCAGAGAGGTTTTCCAAGAAGTTAAAAAACATTATCCAAATATTGTGCTTGAGACTACGATCCCTCGTACTGTGAAAATACCTGAAGCGCCAAGTTTTAACCAAAGTGTTATTACTTATGATCCTCATGGATCAGGAGCGATTTCTTATCGCGAAGCTGCGTTAGAAATCGCGAAGAGATCTAAGACGGTATTATCTGTTATTACAGCAAAGCAAGATGCTAATCGACAAGAACAACAACAGGAGAATAAATAATGAGTGGAAATAAGTCTCGCCTGGGTAAAGGTTTAGGCGCTTTGTTCCCAGCTTTGCCTGGCGAGGATGCGCTTGCCGATGCGTCTAATAATTTGCAATTTAATGTTTCGCATGAAACAGAAAAATCCGAATCTGTGGATAGTCAATTAGAAAAACAAGCAAAAGTTTCACGTGAAACGTTACATAAAGATAATAATCAATCAAAAAATGTTTCACATGAAACAAAGGTCCCTAGTATGAGCAATTCAATTGCTCCTCATGTGGATAAGAATAATAACAAAATAAAGAATGTTTCACGTGAAACCGTGCCGTCAATTCATACTAACAAGCATTCTCACAAACGTTCAACTATGCCATCTCTTGGAGATGTCACTAGACCTATGGATTTCTTTTTTGGAGATTCAGCATCGACTACATTTATGTCATCTAAGACAAAAAATAATGAAGAAAATGCTTTTGGCGAAAAAAATAAAGCTGTTGAAAAATCGAATAAAACCGCAAAAAATGAGCCTTTGAAGCCAGTAAAAGGCGGATATTTAGCTTATCTTAAGCCGCTAGATATTGTTCCTAATGCGCATCAACCGCGAACAATTTTTGATGAAGATGAGCTGCGAGAACTTGCATCATCTATTAAAGAAGTTGGCGTTTTACAGCCTATAGTTGTGCGACCTATTGTTGATGCCGATAAAAATGATGAACAAATTGCACATTATGAACTTATTATGGGTGAAAGAAGATGGCGTGCTTCTCAGCTAGCTGAACTTGATACAGTTCCAGCGATTGTGCGCACAACTGCTGATGAAAATATGTTAAGAGATGCATTGCTTGAAAATCTTCATCGCGTTGCTCTTAATCCTCTTGAAGAAGCGGCAGCATATTCTCAGATGATAGATGATTTTGGTTTAACACAGATTCAGCTTTCTCAGTCTGTATCAAAATCACGTCCACAAATTGCTAATACTTTAAGACTTCTCAATCTTCCTGCTAGCGTGCAAAAACATGTCGCCTCAGGCGTGCTTTCTGCAGGTCACGCACGAGCACTACTTGGCTTGGAAAATCCAGAAGATATGGAAAGTCTAGCTAAGCGCATTATTGCAGAAGGATTGTCAGTTCGTAGTACTGAAGAGATTGTTTCGTTGAAGAATGAAGATACATCTCATGGAGCAGTACGTACGCGTGTGCGTCGCAATAATCAGTGGTCTTCTTCGCCTGTGCGCAAGCAGCTTGAGGAGCATTTTGCTACCAAAGTTTCTATTAAGGGCACAGAAAATCATGGTCGCATTGAAATCGTATTTTCTTCTCCTGAAGAAATGCAACGAATTATTGGTTTACTTGTTGATGGGAATGGTAAAAACTAGAACCAGATTTGAAGAGCATGTAGCACAAAATATAACAGTAAGTAAATTGCGCTAATATTCCTATCTCCGCAGTTTATGGACGGAATAAATTTATGCAACGAGTAATTGCATCTCTGTTAAGAACTATTAAGAAATAAATATCGGAGTGTGCAAATAAGTTGCTCAGTAGTAGCAACGTAATTAGGATGGCATGTATAAGAATAGCATGTGAAGTAAGTAAAATAGGAATATCAAATCCAATATTATGCATAATGCTTGATTTTTGATCGGTTCGTATATAGCCTAATGTTTAGTGTTATCCGATATTTAAAACAGATAACGCTCATTCGCATAAATGGTGAATAATATTTGCAAAAATGCATATATAGAAGAAAGGGAAAGATATGTTAAATAAGAAAGTTGCTAAAACTTTTGCTTTTAGTGTAAGCGTGGTTTGTGGGCTAGTTGTTTCTGGATTATTTGCATCCAGTGCTCATGCATGTGTTTTTGATGATGTTGATCATAGTGTTTATACCAATCCTTCTAGTTCTTACCTGAGTAGTTTAGACTCATTTGATAATCTTTATTCAGGTAAAAAGGTTTCAGTTGAATTATTGAACAAGTGTGATTATATGACTGGTGGGGATTGTGCTCCGCTTCCGCCTTATGCTTCTATTCTTGACGGTGTCGATTCTGATACCTATGTCAATCCTTCTTCTTATCACTTGGGTGATTTAGACTCATTTGATAATCTTTATTCAGGTAAAAAGGCTTCAGTTGAATTATTGAATATGGGTGATTATACAACTGGTGGGGATTACACTTCGCTTCCATCTTATGATTTTACTTTTGACGGTGTCAATCTCGATACTTATGCTAATCCTGGCAACACTAACATAGATGATGACATCAGATTGGATGAAGTAAATGCTTACGACACGATCAGCTCGGATTCAGAAATTGAAAATGAGTTGCTAGAGAAACATAAAGAATTAGCCGAGGCAAAGTTGAATGCTAAGATTGCTCTTCCTGTGCCAGGTTCTCAGCATAACTAAATGCTAACTAATATATCTATTAGATAAAATCGTTTTTCGGCTGAGCTTGTTTCACGTGAAACTTACTCAGCCGAAAATACTTTAATAATATTTTAATAATAAAATTTAGTAATTTAACAAATATAAAAGCTGGAGTTTATATTATGATGCTTAGCTATATTTTTCGTTGAGATAAGTTTGAGCATCAAGAGCTGCTCTGCATCCCATTCCTGCTGCAGAAATTGCTTGACGATACATGTTGTCGACAACATCTCCAGCAGCAAAAACGCCTTCAACAGAAGTGCGAGTAGTTGCGCCATCAACAACAATCGTTCCATCTTCATTAAGCTTTAATTGGCCGTTTAAGAACTTTGTTGCAGGAGTGTGACCAATTGCCACAAACAATCCGGCTGACTCAACTTCTTGAGTTTCTCCCGTAATAACATTGCGAACAGTAAGTGAAGTAGCTTCTACATCGTTGCCGTGCACTTCATCTACAACACTATTTGTAATAAATTTGATTTTTTCGTTCTCTTTTGCTCTGTCAACCATAATCTTTGAAGCGCGGAACTCATTTCTGCGGTGGATTAAAGTAACAGAAGAACCAAATCGCGTGAGGAATAATGCTTCTTCAAAAGCAGAATCTCCCCCACCAACTACAGTAATTGGTTTTCCTCGGAAGAAGAAGCCGTCGCAAGTTGCACAATAAGATACACCTCTGCCGGAGTACTCGAGTTCTCCCGGAACACCCAATTTGCGCACTTGCGAACCCGTAGAGACAATAACTGCGTCGGACCCATAAGTTATACCGTCATCGGTAGTAACGAGCTTTACAGCGCTCTTAAAGTCTACAGAAGTGACATCGTTCAACAATACTTCTGCGCCAAACTTTTCAGCTTGTTTTTGCATAGATTCCATTAAGTCAGGGCCTAAAATACCTTCTGGGAATCCTGGATAATTCTCTACTTCCGTTGTGTTCATCAATTGACCGCCTGGAGTAAGAGCTCCAGCAATAACAAGTGGTTTGTACCCAGCGCGACCCAAATATATTGCAGCAGTGTATCCTGCAGGTCCGGATCCAATTATGATAACTTTTCGAAGTTTATTTTCCATTACTTATTTCCTTAAAAGCACTTATTATAAGAGATTCAGTACAGTTTTACAGAATTGATGTACAAACTGTTCTTAGGCATGCTATCTTTTGGAACCCATAGCATGAAATCTTGAGATTTTACAATCTTCTTAAGTTTTACATCTGTTGTTCCACTTTCGTCGAATGTAAATTCTGCTACTTGAGTTCCCTTAGTTGGATCATCTTTAGTATCTGCCAACAAATATGCATGACCTCCAGAGGAACGTATCGAAACAACGAAGCGATACACAGTTTGTGGTTCGGTTAAGTGAATATAGTATCCATATCCAGCTTGATTAGCCGGGAAGCTTAAGAATTGATAACGATCAGCTTCGTAAGCAACGTTATTAGTAGGAATTTTAGGCTTAGGCACAGGTTTTACTTGCTTACGACCCATATTTTTCTTAGCAGGTTGTTTTTCTTGAGGAAGAATACCTTGGCTGCCAAACGGAACATTTTCTAGACTAGTGCTATCCCATGAGCCGTTGTTTCCGAAGCTATCTGTGCTTTCATGATTTCCAAATAAACCATGTAATGCCAAAGCTAATCCAGCTACAAGGAGTAACGAAACAGCACCGATAGCAATAACTTTGGTTGAAAGACCCCACCAAATTTTAGCATCTGCAATAGTGTTGTTATTTTGTGTATTCTGCTTTTGTTTGTGCAAAGTAGCAGCTTGTTCCAGAGGCTGGAAGCTTGGCGGCAAAGAAGGTGCTCCATTTTCTTGGATATCGTCGTTTTGGTCACTGTTTATTTCGTCTCTAAGTGCTCTTGCTGATTCCTCTCCAGGAGCTACAAATCTTCCGTGAGAATCAACAACAGGAACGCGACCAGTAGATTCGCCTTCTGAAGTTAAGTTTTGTGGTCTTGACATTAATTCTGTGTGCTGATTATTTTCAGTAAGAAGATGCCCAAAATCAAAACTACTAACTACGCCTGTTTCGTTAATAGTATTTTTGGAAGTTTGATTTCTTGTATTTTCAGCGTGATCAAAAATATTTTTAGACGTAGCAGTATCAGGAAAATGTTTATATGAAGCAGACAATGTTGGGAAAAGAGCATCGTCTGTATCAAGTTCTGTAGGAGCGAGAATGCTAGCCATTTCTGCTGCTGCAATATCATGAAAATCTATATCTGTATTAGTGTTAGTTTCGTCACTAAAACTATTGTTACCAATGCCTTCAGAATCTGAGTTAGTGTTGCTTCTTTTAAGAAGAGATCCTAATGTTCTCCCAGCATTTTTGAAACTATTACTTAATTTAGCGGATCCATTTGTATTGTTTGAAATAGTGTTGGCTGAATTAGTTGAAGAAAAATCGTTAGAATCCTGATTATTTCTTTGCATTAATTGTGCATCAAATTCTTCTTCACTTTGTGAAAGACCTTCAGGCAAAGGTAATATAAAATCATCTTTTGCTTCGCGAAGTCGAACATTGCTAATAGAAGCAGCACTTGTTTTACCATCAAGCACAATATCTTTTGTTGTGAGCTTCGATAAAGGCGTATATGAACCTAATAATGCTACTAATTCTGCAATAGACGCCATAGGTATTACGTTGTTATTTTTATTTGGAGCTAGGCTTCTTGTGCAAATCATCCTAAATTCTGAAGGAGTATTATCT includes:
- a CDS encoding ParA family protein, with the protein product MESAAETIQRIFGDSKSSLGIELADLTSRFHSIEQAKYPKPKQTRFIAVANQKGGVGKTSSAVNLAAAMAVSGSKVLLIDMDPQGNASTALNAPHASGNLSVYDVLEGRKSIAEVKHACPDIEGLDVVPASIDLSGAELELADMDNRNNLLKDALQEYLDNSSEHYDYVFIDCPPSLGLLVINAMCAAREMLIPIQAEYYALEGLGQLIRTIGLVQQHYNPILVVSTMLVTMFDKRTLLGREVFQEVKKHYPNIVLETTIPRTVKIPEAPSFNQSVITYDPHGSGAISYREAALEIAKRSKTVLSVITAKQDANRQEQQQENK
- a CDS encoding ParB/RepB/Spo0J family partition protein, which codes for MSGNKSRLGKGLGALFPALPGEDALADASNNLQFNVSHETEKSESVDSQLEKQAKVSRETLHKDNNQSKNVSHETKVPSMSNSIAPHVDKNNNKIKNVSRETVPSIHTNKHSHKRSTMPSLGDVTRPMDFFFGDSASTTFMSSKTKNNEENAFGEKNKAVEKSNKTAKNEPLKPVKGGYLAYLKPLDIVPNAHQPRTIFDEDELRELASSIKEVGVLQPIVVRPIVDADKNDEQIAHYELIMGERRWRASQLAELDTVPAIVRTTADENMLRDALLENLHRVALNPLEEAAAYSQMIDDFGLTQIQLSQSVSKSRPQIANTLRLLNLPASVQKHVASGVLSAGHARALLGLENPEDMESLAKRIIAEGLSVRSTEEIVSLKNEDTSHGAVRTRVRRNNQWSSSPVRKQLEEHFATKVSIKGTENHGRIEIVFSSPEEMQRIIGLLVDGNGKN
- the trxB gene encoding thioredoxin-disulfide reductase, whose protein sequence is MENKLRKVIIIGSGPAGYTAAIYLGRAGYKPLVIAGALTPGGQLMNTTEVENYPGFPEGILGPDLMESMQKQAEKFGAEVLLNDVTSVDFKSAVKLVTTDDGITYGSDAVIVSTGSQVRKLGVPGELEYSGRGVSYCATCDGFFFRGKPITVVGGGDSAFEEALFLTRFGSSVTLIHRRNEFRASKIMVDRAKENEKIKFITNSVVDEVHGNDVEATSLTVRNVITGETQEVESAGLFVAIGHTPATKFLNGQLKLNEDGTIVVDGATTRTSVEGVFAAGDVVDNMYRQAISAAGMGCRAALDAQTYLNEKYS
- a CDS encoding protein kinase family protein, which gives rise to MEPRLGDIVLNRYVLVSLLRNEAGLQVWQANDRILTQDCQLFIVRDSRFLPQVNTIASTLALSHSRKFTQVLQLRHHDSVAIIVTALDRGITINDYLALKKAPLSYEAIRTIVAETAQALSRLLASNITHHAVSSDTVRISSSGIELADTPVSPLLEDVTQKDDDQIPRQNVEHIATKQLASLLYTLITKTSSRIQARFDASLLPDNTPSEFRMICTRSLAPNKNNNVIPMASIAELVALLGSYTPLSKLTTKDIVLDGKTSAASISNVRLREAKDDFILPLPEGLSQSEEEFDAQLMQRNNQDSNDFSSTNSANTISNNTNGSAKLSNSFKNAGRTLGSLLKRSNTNSDSEGIGNNSFSDETNTNTDIDFHDIAAAEMASILAPTELDTDDALFPTLSASYKHFPDTATSKNIFDHAENTRNQTSKNTINETGVVSSFDFGHLLTENNQHTELMSRPQNLTSEGESTGRVPVVDSHGRFVAPGEESARALRDEINSDQNDDIQENGAPSLPPSFQPLEQAATLHKQKQNTQNNNTIADAKIWWGLSTKVIAIGAVSLLLVAGLALALHGLFGNHESTDSFGNNGSWDSTSLENVPFGSQGILPQEKQPAKKNMGRKQVKPVPKPKIPTNNVAYEADRYQFLSFPANQAGYGYYIHLTEPQTVYRFVVSIRSSGGHAYLLADTKDDPTKGTQVAEFTFDESGTTDVKLKKIVKSQDFMLWVPKDSMPKNSLYINSVKLY